The following proteins are co-located in the Ailuropoda melanoleuca isolate Jingjing chromosome 13, ASM200744v2, whole genome shotgun sequence genome:
- the TNFRSF6B gene encoding tumor necrosis factor receptor superfamily member 6B isoform X2, which yields MWTLERRGPPPLTPPWALPTLLLALAAHTAAAAGTAGALTYPWRDAETREWLVCNQCPPGTFVQRPCRRDTPTTCGACPPRHYTQFWNYLERCRYCNVICGEREEEARPCEATHNRACRCRPGFFAHAGFCLEHAPCPPGTPSQNTQCQPCPPGTFSASSSSSEKCQPHRNCTALGLSLNVPGSSFHDALCTSCTSFPLSTMAPGGPGAEECERAVIDFVAFQDMSSKRLLRLWQVLAGPEAQGLVTPREGRADLQLKLWQRLTDLRDAQAGALMAQLLRALREARLPGLERSVRTRFWAH from the exons ATGTGGACACTGGAGAGGCGGGGCCCACCGCCCCTGACCCCACCGTGGGCGCTGCCCACCCTGCTGCTAGCTCTTGCGGCACACACAGCCGCCGCGGCGGGGACGGCGGGCGCGCTCACCTACCCATGGCGGGACGCGGAGACTCGGGAATGGCTGGTGTGCAACCAGTGCCCCCCAGGCACCTTCGTGCAGCGGCCGTGCCGCCGGGACACCCCCACAACGTGCGGTGCGTGCCCCCCTCGTCACTACACCCAGTTCTGGAACTACCTGGAACGCTGCCGCTACTGCAACGTCATCTGCGGGGAGCGCGAAGAGGAGGCGCGGCCCTGCGAGGCCACCCACAACCGGGCCTGCCGCTGCCGCCCCGGCTTCTTCGCACACGCTGGCTTCTGCCTGGAGCACGCGCCTTGCCCGCCTG GCACCCCGAGCCAGAACACGCAGTGCCAGCCATGTCCCCCTGGCACCTTCTCAGCCAGCAGCTCCAGCTCAGAGAAGTGCCAGCCCCACCGCAACTGCACggccctgggcctcagcctcaaCGTGCCAGGCTCCTCCTTCCACGATGCCCTGTGCACCAGCTGCACCAGCTTCCCGCTCAGCACCATGGCGCCAGGGGGGCCAg GGGCTGAGGAGTGTGAGCGCGCCGTCATCGACTTCGTGGCTTTCCAGGACATGTCCTCCAAGAGGCTCCTGCGGCTGTGGCAGGTGCTGGCGGGCCCGGAGGCCCAGGGTCTGGTGACGCCGAGGGAGGGCCGCGCAGACCTCCAGCTGAAGCTGTGGCAGCGGCTCACGGACCTCCGAGACGCACAGGCCGGGGCGCTGATGGCGCAGCTGCTGCGGGCACTGAGagaggccaggctgcctgggctggAGCGCAGCGTCCGCACACGTTTCTGGGCGCACTGA
- the TNFRSF6B gene encoding tumor necrosis factor receptor superfamily member 6B isoform X1 encodes MWTLERRGPPPLTPPWALPTLLLALAAHTAAAAGTAGALTYPWRDAETREWLVCNQCPPGTFVQRPCRRDTPTTCGACPPRHYTQFWNYLERCRYCNVICGEREEEARPCEATHNRACRCRPGFFAHAGFCLEHAPCPPGTGVAVPGTPSQNTQCQPCPPGTFSASSSSSEKCQPHRNCTALGLSLNVPGSSFHDALCTSCTSFPLSTMAPGGPGAEECERAVIDFVAFQDMSSKRLLRLWQVLAGPEAQGLVTPREGRADLQLKLWQRLTDLRDAQAGALMAQLLRALREARLPGLERSVRTRFWAH; translated from the exons ATGTGGACACTGGAGAGGCGGGGCCCACCGCCCCTGACCCCACCGTGGGCGCTGCCCACCCTGCTGCTAGCTCTTGCGGCACACACAGCCGCCGCGGCGGGGACGGCGGGCGCGCTCACCTACCCATGGCGGGACGCGGAGACTCGGGAATGGCTGGTGTGCAACCAGTGCCCCCCAGGCACCTTCGTGCAGCGGCCGTGCCGCCGGGACACCCCCACAACGTGCGGTGCGTGCCCCCCTCGTCACTACACCCAGTTCTGGAACTACCTGGAACGCTGCCGCTACTGCAACGTCATCTGCGGGGAGCGCGAAGAGGAGGCGCGGCCCTGCGAGGCCACCCACAACCGGGCCTGCCGCTGCCGCCCCGGCTTCTTCGCACACGCTGGCTTCTGCCTGGAGCACGCGCCTTGCCCGCCTGGTACCGGCGTGGCTGTCCCTG GCACCCCGAGCCAGAACACGCAGTGCCAGCCATGTCCCCCTGGCACCTTCTCAGCCAGCAGCTCCAGCTCAGAGAAGTGCCAGCCCCACCGCAACTGCACggccctgggcctcagcctcaaCGTGCCAGGCTCCTCCTTCCACGATGCCCTGTGCACCAGCTGCACCAGCTTCCCGCTCAGCACCATGGCGCCAGGGGGGCCAg GGGCTGAGGAGTGTGAGCGCGCCGTCATCGACTTCGTGGCTTTCCAGGACATGTCCTCCAAGAGGCTCCTGCGGCTGTGGCAGGTGCTGGCGGGCCCGGAGGCCCAGGGTCTGGTGACGCCGAGGGAGGGCCGCGCAGACCTCCAGCTGAAGCTGTGGCAGCGGCTCACGGACCTCCGAGACGCACAGGCCGGGGCGCTGATGGCGCAGCTGCTGCGGGCACTGAGagaggccaggctgcctgggctggAGCGCAGCGTCCGCACACGTTTCTGGGCGCACTGA